Proteins from a genomic interval of Cupriavidus sp. WKF15:
- a CDS encoding AraC family transcriptional regulator has translation MQSVGKLIRSASLNGYIELVASLGHDPHAYLRAVGLSAGLLENPEQLIPSHAVRELLELTARATGLEDFALRLVAQRSFSNLGPISLVLREEPTPRQALDTLCRYLKLLSATLVTHIDDNGHTVVIREDLLPSPGLSTRQAMELAVGVKFRIMRELIGPRWQPVEVCFTHRAPADAAAHRAFFGTLPKFNQSFNGMVCMAADLQMPRTPGDPGAARFARDYLEAALRHRDEGVRESCRELILSLLPSGRCTAEQLAHRLRVDRRTLHRYLSAEGLTFSSLLDQVRMELVMRHLKESDQPVGEVAGLLGFSTPSSFSHWFRAAFGCSATDWRRQCAGG, from the coding sequence ATGCAATCCGTCGGCAAGCTGATTCGCAGCGCCAGCCTGAACGGCTACATCGAGCTGGTGGCGTCGCTCGGGCACGATCCCCACGCCTACCTGCGCGCGGTAGGGCTGTCGGCCGGGCTGCTGGAGAATCCGGAGCAACTGATTCCCAGCCATGCCGTGCGCGAGCTGCTGGAACTCACCGCGCGCGCCACCGGCCTGGAAGACTTCGCGCTGCGGCTGGTTGCGCAGCGGTCGTTCTCGAACCTGGGGCCCATCAGCCTGGTGCTGAGGGAAGAGCCGACGCCGCGGCAGGCGCTCGATACCTTGTGCCGCTACCTGAAGCTGCTCAGCGCCACGCTGGTCACGCACATCGACGACAACGGGCATACCGTCGTCATTCGCGAGGATCTGCTGCCGAGCCCGGGGTTGTCCACGCGGCAGGCGATGGAACTCGCCGTGGGCGTGAAGTTCCGCATCATGCGCGAGCTGATCGGGCCCCGGTGGCAGCCGGTCGAGGTTTGTTTTACGCATCGCGCACCGGCCGACGCGGCGGCGCACCGTGCGTTCTTTGGCACGCTGCCGAAGTTCAACCAGTCGTTCAACGGCATGGTCTGCATGGCGGCCGACCTGCAGATGCCGCGCACGCCGGGCGACCCGGGCGCCGCGCGCTTTGCGCGGGACTACCTCGAGGCCGCACTGCGGCACCGCGATGAAGGCGTGCGTGAATCGTGCCGCGAGCTGATCCTCTCCTTGCTTCCATCCGGCCGTTGCACGGCAGAGCAACTGGCGCACCGGTTGCGCGTCGACCGCCGCACGCTGCACCGCTACCTCAGCGCCGAAGGACTGACGTTTTCATCGCTGCTCGACCAGGTCCGCATGGAACTGGTGATGCGCCACCTGAAGGAAAGCGACCAGCCGGTCGGCGAAGTGGCCGGCTTGCTGGGCTTCTCCACGCCGAGCAGTTTCAGCCACTGGTTCCGCGCCGCGTTTGGCTGCAGCGCGACCGACTGGCGCAGGCAGTGCGCCGGCGGCTAA
- a CDS encoding tripartite tricarboxylate transporter substrate binding protein: MKPFPKFARQALALMIASVPLLPAANAAEWPTKPVRIIVAAPPGGTADILARLFAHELQRPLGQTLIVDNKAGAAGTIGVHGLLSAPRDGYTFLLVQKGIVSEVPQVMKVTYDPFKDLVPVAQLTRQGLILVGKPGLPARNLGELITYIKANPGKVDYANFGAGMRGHTIGVQFNRLAGLTAGAVSYKGSPPALQDVMGGHVPLMFDGPATSLPFIKSGQLKAFAIAYPKRIPALPDVPTFAELGFPDLKEVSWMGLWSAPGVPPAVLARLREATLKVMQSPAVQKKIEELGMEIGSAASSEELARDARESSERQGKLLRSINFTPD; the protein is encoded by the coding sequence ATGAAGCCTTTCCCGAAGTTTGCCCGCCAGGCGCTGGCACTGATGATTGCCTCTGTTCCCTTGCTGCCGGCTGCGAATGCCGCAGAATGGCCGACCAAGCCCGTACGGATCATCGTGGCAGCGCCGCCGGGCGGCACCGCCGACATCCTGGCGCGGCTCTTCGCACATGAGCTGCAGCGCCCGCTCGGACAGACCCTGATCGTCGACAACAAGGCCGGCGCGGCGGGAACCATCGGCGTGCATGGCCTGCTGTCCGCTCCGCGGGACGGGTACACCTTCCTGCTGGTCCAGAAGGGCATCGTCTCGGAAGTGCCCCAGGTCATGAAGGTCACCTATGACCCGTTCAAGGACCTCGTGCCCGTGGCGCAGCTGACCCGGCAGGGGCTCATCCTGGTCGGCAAGCCCGGCCTGCCCGCCAGGAACCTCGGCGAGTTGATCACCTACATCAAGGCGAACCCGGGCAAGGTCGACTACGCGAACTTCGGTGCCGGCATGCGCGGCCATACCATCGGCGTGCAGTTCAACCGGCTGGCAGGCCTGACCGCAGGTGCCGTGAGCTACAAGGGGTCGCCGCCCGCGCTGCAGGACGTGATGGGGGGCCACGTCCCGCTCATGTTCGACGGCCCGGCCACCTCGCTGCCGTTCATCAAGTCGGGTCAGCTCAAGGCGTTCGCGATTGCCTACCCGAAGCGGATTCCGGCACTGCCTGACGTGCCCACGTTTGCCGAGCTCGGCTTTCCGGATCTCAAGGAAGTGAGCTGGATGGGACTCTGGTCCGCGCCGGGCGTACCGCCTGCCGTGCTCGCCAGGCTTCGCGAAGCGACGCTCAAGGTCATGCAGTCGCCCGCTGTCCAGAAGAAGATCGAAGAGCTCGGCATGGAGATCGGCTCGGCGGCCTCCAGCGAAGAGCTTGCCAGGGACGCGCGTGAGTCGTCCGAACGCCAGGGCAAGCTGCTGCGCTCGATCAACTTCACTCCGGACTGA
- a CDS encoding 3-keto-5-aminohexanoate cleavage protein: MNFLDGHLFPENQQPLIITAAPYAPGWLPSDFPEDIPVTMEAQIQKAVDCYNAGATVLHLHVRELDGKGSKRLSMFNELIAGVRKAVPEMIIQVGGSISFAPENEGQAAKWLSDDTRHMLAELEPTPDQVTVTVNTSQMNVTDHAEDADFRGTSRENPAIFEAYKEMTVPAQPGWVEEHVRRLTAKGIQSAFQCYNTNSFESVERLMRRGFYKGPLVMNWVAIGGGMDTPNIYSLGNFMRGVPDGAVVTVESNVRNVLPVNMMGIAMGLHVRCGIEDGIWNQKRTAKQSTVKQIEQLVRISHEFGREIATAKEAREISKIGVFYDTVEESLQANGFAPNRNGGNQGFLRKTQ; encoded by the coding sequence ATGAACTTTCTCGACGGCCACCTGTTCCCCGAGAACCAGCAGCCCCTGATCATCACCGCGGCGCCCTACGCCCCGGGCTGGCTGCCTTCGGACTTCCCCGAAGACATTCCGGTCACCATGGAAGCACAAATCCAGAAGGCCGTGGATTGCTACAACGCCGGCGCCACCGTGCTGCACCTGCATGTGCGCGAACTGGACGGCAAGGGCAGCAAGCGGCTGTCCATGTTCAACGAGCTGATCGCCGGCGTGCGCAAGGCCGTGCCGGAGATGATCATCCAGGTCGGCGGCTCGATCTCGTTTGCGCCCGAAAACGAGGGCCAGGCCGCCAAGTGGCTGTCGGACGACACCCGCCACATGCTGGCCGAACTCGAACCCACGCCCGACCAGGTCACGGTGACGGTCAACACCTCGCAGATGAACGTGACCGACCATGCGGAAGACGCCGACTTCCGCGGCACCTCGCGCGAGAACCCGGCCATCTTCGAGGCCTACAAGGAAATGACCGTGCCCGCGCAGCCCGGGTGGGTGGAGGAGCACGTCCGCCGCCTGACCGCCAAGGGCATCCAGAGCGCCTTCCAGTGCTACAACACCAACAGCTTCGAGTCGGTGGAACGCCTGATGCGCCGCGGCTTCTACAAGGGCCCGCTGGTGATGAACTGGGTGGCAATCGGCGGCGGCATGGACACGCCCAATATCTACAGCCTGGGCAACTTCATGCGCGGCGTGCCCGATGGCGCGGTGGTGACGGTGGAAAGCAATGTGCGCAATGTGCTGCCGGTCAACATGATGGGCATTGCCATGGGCTTGCATGTGCGCTGCGGCATCGAAGACGGCATCTGGAACCAGAAGCGCACTGCCAAGCAGAGCACGGTGAAGCAGATCGAACAGCTGGTGCGCATCTCGCACGAGTTCGGCCGCGAGATCGCCACGGCCAAGGAGGCGCGCGAGATCAGCAAGATCGGCGTGTTCTACGACACCGTGGAAGAGTCGCTGCAGGCAAATGGCTTCGCGCCCAACCGCAACGGCGGCAACCAGGGCTTCCTGCGCAAGACACAGTGA
- a CDS encoding AraC family transcriptional regulator has product MSTLIRSALLVKYSEIARTIGVDPERMIHHVGADRSCIVSPDLHVPEPWLAKVLDSTAQSSGCAAVGLLMAESWRLSDFGPISLLLQHQPTLRHALGQLETYRHLLSESVFVHVEEIGDTAIVRQQLITERPVPGRQPVELSVGALLCLMKSMLGGAWKPRSVHFSHAAPASLHIHHRLFGARVEFGSDFDGIVIDRRDLDRPNPLGDVNLARYAREFLEQNPLGRQLSTASNVRRAVHMLLPRGQGSIDHVGQQLGMSPRTLQRRLEQEGLEFSSLVNEVRRGLACRYLGDSRYPVSQVAMLVGFAEVSTFSRWFSAQFGTPPTRWRAEQSR; this is encoded by the coding sequence ATGAGCACCCTGATTCGCAGCGCCCTCCTGGTCAAGTATTCCGAGATTGCCCGAACCATTGGCGTCGACCCGGAGCGCATGATCCACCACGTCGGCGCCGACCGGTCATGCATCGTCTCGCCCGACCTGCATGTCCCGGAGCCATGGCTCGCGAAGGTGCTGGATTCCACCGCGCAGTCGTCCGGCTGCGCCGCGGTCGGCCTGCTGATGGCCGAGTCGTGGCGGCTGTCCGACTTCGGCCCCATCAGCCTGCTGTTGCAGCACCAGCCGACGCTGCGGCATGCGCTGGGCCAGCTCGAGACCTATCGCCACCTGCTGAGCGAATCCGTATTCGTCCATGTGGAGGAAATCGGCGATACGGCCATAGTCCGGCAGCAGCTGATCACGGAGCGGCCGGTTCCGGGGCGCCAGCCGGTCGAGCTTTCCGTTGGCGCACTGCTGTGCCTGATGAAGTCGATGCTGGGCGGGGCGTGGAAGCCGCGCAGCGTGCATTTTTCGCATGCCGCGCCGGCCAGTCTCCACATCCACCACCGGCTGTTCGGAGCCAGGGTCGAGTTCGGCAGCGACTTCGACGGCATCGTCATCGACCGGCGGGACCTCGACCGGCCCAATCCGCTCGGCGACGTGAATCTCGCGCGCTACGCCCGGGAATTCCTCGAACAGAACCCGCTCGGGCGTCAGCTTTCCACGGCCTCCAATGTCCGCCGCGCGGTCCACATGCTCCTGCCGCGCGGACAGGGCAGCATCGATCATGTCGGCCAGCAGCTCGGCATGAGTCCGCGCACGCTGCAGCGTCGGCTCGAGCAGGAAGGCCTGGAGTTCTCGTCGCTGGTGAATGAAGTCCGGCGTGGGCTGGCCTGCCGCTATCTGGGCGACAGCCGTTATCCGGTGTCGCAGGTGGCCATGCTGGTGGGGTTCGCCGAGGTCAGTACCTTCTCGCGCTGGTTCAGCGCGCAGTTCGGCACGCCGCCGACGCGCTGGCGCGCCGAGCAGAGCCGCTGA